The following nucleotide sequence is from Salvia miltiorrhiza cultivar Shanhuang (shh) chromosome 7, IMPLAD_Smil_shh, whole genome shotgun sequence.
CCTATGCTTAAAAGTAGCAGAGCAACAAGGGTTTTTTCATGTGATCACTCAAGGCCCCGTACTAGGCACAGAACGTCGCCTAGTATATAACAATGCTTCGCGGGGGAGGGAAACTGCCAAACTTCCACTTGCACGCAGTATCATGGAATGTGAACTCCACAAGGATGCTTATAAACATGGATTGTTGAGAGTTTTGGATGCACAAAGTCACATAGCAATTGAAGAATCATTTGGGTGTGTTAACTTGCGCTACCTTGCTTTGTCGGAACATGATGGCGAGGATCTTCCTAGTTCTGTGTCCTTGGTATGGAATCTGCATGCTTTAATCATTAATTCTTCATGGAGACTATCGCTCTCTTCGAGAGTTGTTGCAGCAATTGAAATTTGGAAGATGCGATAACTTAGGCATATCAAGTGTGGTCGAATTTATCTTCCTCAACCCGATGGACTAGATGACTTGATAATCTTGGAAAATCTTCAGACGCTTGGGTATGCAGTGAATTTGAGGTTGAGTGAGGATGTGTGCAAGATCATTCCCAATATCAAGAAATTGAATCTTGAATATAATCGTGAATTGCAAGGATGGGATGCTAGCTTGATTGAGTGTTTGTGTAATCTTGATCGCTTGCATAAACTTGAATCACTCAAACTGAGAGGCGAGATTAGGTGGTGGCACATGTATTCTCAACTGAATGAGATACTCACATTTCCCAGATTGCTAAAAAAGTTGAGCTTGAGTATGATCGATTTTGATTGGGATGATCTGACAATGATTGGTTCGTTACCCCTACTCGAAGTTCTCGAGGTACAATATAACAATCTCGGGAGGGACGGCACGTGGAGTCCTGTTAATGGGCAATTTCAACGCCTCAAGTTCTTGAAAATTGATCAATGTAGTCTGATTTGTTGGAATGCAGATAGTTGTCATTTCCCAATTCTGGAAAAGCTTCTTCTTTGTTGGTTAACTGAGTTGGAAGAGATTCCATGGGGCATTGGTGAGATACCAACACTCAAACTTATTCATCTGGATTGTTGCAGTAACTCTGCCACGATTTCAGCTATCAAAATCAAAGACGAGCAGCTCGAGTATGAGGACAATGATGACCTTCAAATCCAAGTTATTGTGGATGATGGTCAAATGAAGAGCTTCACGGCAATGGTGGAAACTGAGGGCCTCACACTTAATAATGTTCAACTCCATACATTCTAGGCATTTCGTTTTCTTGGTTTCAATAAATTTCCacgaaaatttttatttttcgtttCATATTTTGTGCTTGTATTGTTTTGCACTTGTAATACatagtagtatatttttaaaattttaaattatttaaaaatgtcaaaatgccATTATtttatgagttagattaatagggaaatgaaatcaaataaaagggtggaataaaatcaaataacaaaatgccattattttattgagtgtttggtttaacaatggaaagaaATCACTAGTAagagattctctttcttttatttttcctcTATTTTGAAGGGTAACAAATTGAGTGATTGaattaccctcaagtaagggtaattgTTAACTCATTACCTAAACCAAACAAGTagttgattcaattaattgaatccttTCTCAACCACCAAAAATACCCAAACAAACATGGGCTTAGTAGcaattgttattaattttttgaatttgttcgtccttatattaaaaatatgagTATGTATAATTGTTACATAATTGTGCTCCTTATAATTGTTATGAATATGCTccttatattataaatattatatagttGTTATAATTGCTTATCCCTAGTtctattataaatataaactaGTACTATTAAATTTCAATGAAAATGTAAACTAAacctcaaagaaaaaaaaaggaaaaaaaagaagacaaCAACAACATGGGGTTCTCAAAATTAAGATGACAATAAGACTATTGGAAAAAGCTCATCCAAATACTCAACTGGGATTTTATCTCAACAGAGATGTTCACATTGATGAGTTTATACTAAGGAATCTCATAAATTTGAAATATGAAGCCAGAAATTAATTAGTATATTGCCATAATCTTAAAATTTTAAGCTATatatcaaaaaatatttttatagtattTTGATTCGAATATTTTGTGAAGCAGTAATTCTTGAACTAAAAAATCCAACGCAGAGAGCAGTTAGAGACTCACCTACGGCAGGGGAAGCAACTCTCCATTCAGAAGCAACATAAGCTAGCCTGAACTGCAAAACGACGACGTACCCTTCACTTGTAAAACATGTTTTCACACTAATCCAACTTTCAAACAATTTTGGTTACAAACACAATTCAGCACTCAGATTTCATAATCATCGACAAAATCCTTCGATCGGCTCTTTGATTTGCCTGAAAATCGATAGATGGACAATATCAAACACTGTGACTATAACAGAAACATTAAGGCGTAATATTGCAAAGTACTAAGACTAACCTGTTAGGCAAGTTGCACACTCACTTGACCTCAAAAAGAAGATTCGACGAAAAGGTCAAAGGAAAACTTGTCTTTTAATTCATTGGCACAAGCGACAGCTAAAGGATTGCACTCGCGTAAATGAATGATCTCTATCGAAGAGTGGTCATACGGCCAATCGAGCTGTTGTAATTTGTAGCAATGTTGCATGCTTAGTCTACGAAGCTCCGGGAAGCTTCCACGTTGAGGTCTCCATCGCACCATATCGGTGTCTTCAATTTGAAGTTCAATAAGTTTCAAAAAACTCCCCGGTGTTATGTCCCACTCTGGGCCTCGAAATGCATATTGGTATAACATGAGAATCTCGAGATTTGGCAGCAGCGAACCAATATCATTCATGTAATTCCATGGATACCCCCCTAACCCAGACAACAATAACACTGTGAGACTTGATGGAAACATTGAAAGAGGAATCGTATTACACTCATACTTTATCTCGGGATTATTAACCCAATATGAGAGTTTCTCTAGATTCTGGAGTTGGGAGATATAACCCAAGCAGCTCAAGGGGTTtctttcatcatcatcatcatcataaggCTTCAACTCCACTTCAACCATTAATCTCTTTAAATTAGGAATTTTTTGAGAACTTCCCTTGTAAAACTGTTTGCACTCACACAATTAAGTGTCATGAGTTTGTTCAAGGCAGCATCATCAGTATTAGGGGTTGGTATGTCCCTTCCCCAAATCTCAAGATGTTCTAGTTCTTGCATGTCCCAAATTTGCACAGGCATATAAGGCTGAACTCCACGctttttaatgtatatatatggaTTGATAATCAAGAATTGAAGGTGAAAAAGGTTGGATATGGAAGGAGGGAGTTCCCCGTTGCATTTTAGGGAAAGGTAACGCAGACAAACaagtttcaaaatttcaattggGATATCATAAAATCGAACTCCAAAAGCAGCTAGCACCCTGAGCAACTTAAAACCCATGGCATGTATTGGGATTGGATAAGGGTGATCGGGACCATGACAAAGGAGAGAACGGGCAGTGGATGCACAATCACTTTTTATTAAATCACACACTTGTTTGAAGCAGAATAAGTTGTTGTAATGGGCACACATGCGACGCTGGTCTTTAATAACATCATCACAACCTCGTAAGACATGTAGAAACTTGATCCTACTAGCTTCTACCTTACATAAGTGCTGCCAACAAGAATGCACGCGATACTTTCTCTCTGAAAACCACGAAATTTTTGTGTCGAGAAGAAGATGATACGACTCAGAAAGCTTTTCCCAGAAACCTTCAAaacttttttcaaaattcagTTCAAGAAAGCCCTCAGCACTCAACAGATGAATGATATCGAATGGTCTTTGATCAGCATAAGGAGGGAAAGCTCCCATATAGAGAAAAGGCATTTTAAAATGTTGGGGTAAGTAGTCATAGCTTGGGAAAAGTACCtctgatatttgattatatgctTCCACAAAGAGTGAACTATGTTGTTTGAGTACCTCAGTCCAATATTCTGGGGTCTTGTCGGCTTTTGATAGGAGCTCTGCAACCTTGACTATCATGAGAGGAAGACCTTCACATTTCTTGGCAATCTTCTCTCCCAGTTCCTCAAGTTGGAGAGGGAAACCTTCTTCACTAAACACCTTCTCACCAAACACCTTCTCACCAAGTAATTTCGTACTATCTTCTTCATTCAACAAGCTCATTCTTATGCCCCTATGCTGCGTGAATTTTATAGCTTGTCTACTTGTAAGTATGTATCCAATCCTTCCAACTATATTATTTTCTTGCAAGCAGTTTATCATGTGTCTTATGGCTTGTACctcccaaacatcatccaacacGATGAGACATTTCTTATCCTGCaataatttttctttcaatagtCCAACTAATTCCTCCTCCTCACCATCATCTCCTTGGGCAAGCATTTGGTAAGCATTGGGATCCACTTGAGCAAGAACGCAGCGTAATAGTTCATTGGGTTCGCATTTTCTGCCCACTTTGACCcatgctcgaaactcaaaatGGCTCCGAATTGATGGATCTTCAAAAATATGTTTAGCAAGAGTTGTCTTTCCAACGCCAGCCATCCCAACAATCGAATAGTAGTTATTACCTTCAAGAAGATAATCTATGAGTTTTTGAAATTCATCAGATAATCGAATAGTCATTACCATCTTAGACTTGATCATTCCACCAGAATCAATTCTTGAGGAAATAGgctcgccttcttcttcaggCATATTCTCCATTTCAATGAAGTACTCCACCTCCATCATCTTCACCATCTCGATGAAGCAAGCAACATGGTGTTGCAGACTCTGTAGATCTACAGAGAAAGACAAGTTGTATCTCTCGCTTTCGAGTTGTGGAAGAATCTGATGTAAGAGATGGGATTCGAGTAAATCTTCGAATTCCCAAACTGCCTCTTTTATGAGTTCATCCAAAGCATTCACCTCCGCCCTGATCTTGCTGCAGCTGGTCTTGTCCAATAACCGCAGAACTCTCTGCAAGTAATCCATCTGGTCGTACACAAGCTGTAAGATTTGTGGAGAGTGGGAAATGAGAGAAATGCGAGACGATTGTAGAATACGCTGAATCGTATTCTTGAGAGAAATCGCCGCACCATATGCCGCCATACCCAAATTATCAGCTCAGAATACGATTGTTGAAATGAAAGTGCTTAGCTCTGCAATTTTCCTCCAAAATGAAGCTTAAACTAAACTGCAATTAGCCCAGAATAAAATTCAGTCGCCTAACAAAGAATCGGAGAAGCAGAAGAAGGAATTATAATAAGCAAATTGAGATGAAACAAATGATAGATCTCAGCTCGCTGCTGTACCTcttgttgggtatcttcgccttgccGGTGTTACTCCTCTTGTTTCCCGAACCTCCGGTCCGTCTCACTTCGTGCTCaggcacttcttcttcttcttcttctttaggTCTTCACTCTTCCGTTCCAGATATGCAATCTCCAGCTCCAACTCTGCCTCCGATTACCTGTACTTCAGATCtgcacaaataaagagaaaaaggaGTAAAAGGAACAAATGAAAGAGAAAAGAGATAAGAAATCAGAGAAGGGTTTCAGTCgagggaaaaggtgtcctcgggacacaggggctcagattttccccctTTAAACTCagcaacccttccggcagctgAATGATCAACGGCGAAGTAAGGACGATGGAGCAGCTTCACAGATCTCAACAGAGCTaccaacagcaggagccaagGTCAGAACTCCGgcagctcagatcttctcaggtaaccaccaaacagggctccgaTGGTCAGGAAAACCCGGTGATACCTCCACCCACGTCAGGGAATCCCGTATTATCAAGGAGTTACTCacaaaggaatagcagagcctttcaGTCCTTAATAATCCGTATTCCCGGCATGAGAAAGCATCAGAGATATAAAGGAAGGAATGACAACGGTGGGATGAGACACCATTGAAGGCGCTGGAGAAATCAAGGTAGGAGGGCGGTGGAAGAGGAGAGGAAACGAGGAgtcggagagagagaggattttAGGGTTAGAGATGGAGCGGCGCaggtgagaaatgagagagagagagtggggacgCGGAGGGATATATCAGGGTGGtgagtgggctagggtttggggtTGGGCTCGGATGAGAGATTGGGCTCGGTTCTGGGCCCTGAAGTTGGCCcagacccaaaaagaaaaagaaagggagaagggaatgagaaatgggccaacctcacatatccacctttggcacatTGATCATTCTGTCACCAGGGAAGGGTCATCAATTGAGTTGGAGTTATCATCACAGCCCTAATTTTTACTCTTATCTGCCACAAAGTCAAGacaagagagggtgagagaaaTATTAAGCATATTTAACTCAATCTCAAACCACAGAGACCAACCCAGGGTAATCACCAATTTCTCAAACCCAAAGGGTTATCATTGAATACACAGCATGCACACACAAAAGATCCACTCAAGGAacacaaaagaaaagaacaagacACAGACACAAGAGAACAAAACAGGACTCTCAACAAACCAGACACACAGAGTAAGAGAGAACATGCAGAGCAGGCAAACACAGGACAAAGCAGAGGAACAGACTCAACATATGCAGCAAACAACAACAGACAAGAGCAGAAAACAAGCAGCCACAAAGGCTGAACTTGTCACAAAAGCACAGAGATTTCATCCAGGCCCAATGTTCAAAGTCCTTTTGCAAGATTCCAGCTTTGCAACTGGTAGGCACTTAGTGCCCATATCTGCAGGATTGAACTGAGAAGGGATCTTGTTTAGTATGACATCACCTCTTTCAACAACATCTCTGATGAAATGATACTTGACATCAATATGTTTAGTTCTATCATGAAAAACAGGGTTTTTGCACAGTTGTATAGCAGACTGACTATCAGAGAAGAGCACAGGTTTGTCATCAATAAAGTTAATATCAGAAAGCACACCATTCAACCATATTGCTTCTTTCACAGCTTCAGTAGCAGCTATATATTCAGATTCAGTAGTAGAGATGGCCACAATGCCTTGTAACTGGGATTTCCAACTAATACAAGCATCACACAAAGTGAACACATATGAGGTGGAAGACTTCCTACTATCTCTATCATTAGCAAAATTAGAATCCACATAACCCACACATTTCACACCATTTTTAGACTTAGAGAAAAGCAGACCATGTTTCATAGTAGACTTGAGGTATCTGAAAAGCCATTTCACAGCTTCCCAGTGAGGGAGACCAGGATTTGACATGTATCTACTCAAGCATGAGACAGCATAAGCAATATCAGGTCTAGTGCTTATCATCAAGTACATAACAGAGCCTATAGCATTTGCATAAGGTATGTTTCTCATTTCTTCAAGATCAGAATCAGAGGTAGGACATTGCTTCTTACTCAGCTCAAAATGGGATCCAAGAGGCACATTGACAGGATTACAATCAAACATGTTGAACTTATGCAAGACTTGATTCACATATTCAGATTGATGCAGCAAAAGGGTGCAGTTTTCCCTATCTCTTTCTATGCTCATGCCTAGAATCTTCTTGGCATCACCTAGATCTTTCATGTCAAACATTTCACAAAGGCATTTTTGAACATGCTGAATAGTTTTCAAGCAAGGACCAAGAATaagcatgtcatcaacatacaaAAGCAAGAATACCGGAGACTTACCACCCAAGTGATACAAACAATGATCAAAACTGCTCCTAACAAAATTCATGCTTTTCATACATTTATCAAATTTCAAGTTCCATTGTCTAGGTGACTGCTTTAGACCATATAGAGACTTTTTGAGTAGGCAAACATGATCAGGAAAGTTTTTATCAACAAAACCCTCAGGCTGCTTCATATAAATATCATTTTCCAGCTCACCATGCAAGAAGGCAGTTGTAACATCCATTTGTTTCAGTTCCCAATTAAAATGAGCACAGAGAGCAAGCATGATGCGCACAGTAGTAAATTTAACAACAGGAGCAAATATTTCATTGTAATCAATGCCCTCTTTCTGTGTAAAACCTTTGGCAACAAGCCTAGCCTTATACCTGACACTTTCCACCTCATTTTTAATCTTAAACAACCATTTGCATTCAACAATAGAGCAGTCAGCAGGTTTAGGAACCAAAATCCAAGTGTTGTTGTTATGCAGAGAGTTTATTTCAGATTCCATAGCAGTAATCCACTTAGCAGATTCATCAGAGTTAACAGCCTCAGAATAAGAACAAGGTTCAGTTTGATCCACATTGTTAAACACATTGAAAGCATACATGGACATGTTGTAATCATCATACCTAGCAGGCTATCTAACATgccttctctctctatctctagtAAGTTGATAATCATTTAAGTCATCATTCACAGGCACATCATTTAGAGCAGGCTCTTGCACATCATGGTTATTCACAATAGTTTCAGGAATTACTGGGTCAAGGGGAGGAGTAGGTTCAGGATTGGGCTCAGGTTCCACCTCAAAAGGAATTACAGGAGTAAACATGAACTCATACCTAGCAGCATCATAAGCATTTATgttctccacctcacttggagcagCAGATTGTGAGGAATTCAATAAACAAGGAAAACTCAGCTCATTAAAGGAGACATCTCTGCTAATACAAGTTTTGAAACCTGGTACAGACCTATCCCACAACCTGTACCCCTTAACACCTTCAGGATAACCTAAGAAGATACACTTCTTTGCCCTAGGTTCCAGTTTATCAACACTTTGATGCACATAAGCAGCACAACCAAAGACTCTCAAGTTATTCATGCAAACAGGTTTATCCCAAAACACAGACTCAGGAAGCTTACCAAGCAAAGGCACAGAAGGAGATCTATTTATCaaatagactgcagtcataagGGCTTCACCCCAGAAATGTTTTGAAAGACCAGAAGCAACAAGGAGACTCCTAACTCTCTCAAGAAGAGTTCTATTCATTCTCTCAACAactccattttgctgtggagtATAAGGGACTGACTTGTGCCTAATGATGCCTAACTCAGAACACCATCTATCCATGGAATGATTACAAAACTCAAGACCATTGTCAGTTCTTATGCATTTAATCTTCTTCCtagtttggttttgaatctgCACAGCCCATTTAGACAACTTATCAAACACCTCAGATTTATGCTTCATGAGAAACACCCAAGTTTTCCTAGAAAAGTCATCTATCACAGACAAGAAATACACATTGCCACCATGAGTGGGTACCTTTGCAGGGCCCCAGACATCAGCATGCAAATATTCAAGGATTTCAGTGCTAACATGCTTTCTTGGATAGGGAACAGATGTGGGGAATGCAGACTTGTGGTGTTTTCCTAGAATGCAAGGTTCACAAAATGGGATATCTGAAATCTTGTCATTTCCAAAAAATCCAGTCTTTTTCAGGATATTCATGCCCTTATTGCTAATATGACCTAGTCTAGCATGCCAAAGTGCAGACTTATCATCATGAACCACATTAGCAACTTGTAAAGGCACAGATTCAGCATGCACAGCATACAAATTTCCCTTCCTAAGTGCAGAAAAGACATGCTCAGAATCTTGCTTGAATTGAAAACTCAGATGATCAACAGATCCAGTTACCCTATTATCAGCAATTTGAGACACAGATAACAAACTGAACTTCAAGTTGGGAACATATCTGACATCAGTCAAAGTGAGATATTTTCCATTTTCAAATCTTAAACAAACATCACCCTTTCcaataatttcacaattttgaccATCAGCTAGAGCTACATGACCAGACTTGACAGGTTGTAGGTTAAGAAACATGTGCTCATGAGGAGTAACATGAAAAGTACAGCCAGAATCAATGAGCCATTCTCTAGAACTCATAGTTTTTGAAATAGCATTTGAGTAACTGATAAACTGAAAATCAAGGTCATGCATCATGTAAACACAATCATCCTCAAACACATTATTGGCATTCTGACTAGGCTCTTCAGGGGTGGGTTGCTTTTTCTGCTTAGGAAGTTTACATCTGTTTATGAAATGACCTGGTTTTCCACAGTTCCAGCAGACCTTCCTAGGCTTTTGATCAGAGTTTTGGTTCTGGTTTTGACCTCTATACTCAGAATTCTGATTATAAGGTCTCATATCCTTAGGCCTATCCTGGTTCTGACTTCTATTGTGGTTCTGAGTTTGGTTTTTGTTAACATACAAGATTTCACCATGTAAGGGGTTTGACTTAGTCAATTTCAGTTCACTCTCCTTAGACTTAAGGCCATTGGTGATCATATCACAGGTGACTTTTGAACCACCATATTTCAGGGCTGACTTCACTTCAGAGAAAGGCTCAGAAATATAGTTTAAAAGAATTTGGGGGGCATACTTCTCTATAGAATCATCTCCAGCAAGTTTCAGGTCATGCAAAagtttattaaaattttccATGTTGGTATCTACATCCTTAGAAGGATCCATTTGAAAAGACATGAATTGGTTTTGCAAAGACCATGTTGACACTTCAGAAGGAGCAGcatatatagcatttaaatcaTCCCACAAATCTTTAGCACAAGTATGATGTGACACCTTTCTGACCACAGAGCTacacaaatttaacaaaatGGTGGCCCTAGCACTATCATTCATATCATGTAAAGCAGCATCAGTAATAGCTGCATTAACCCTGGTGGTTATAGCCCTTTTAACTTTTTCTTTAACTAGTATGCACTCAATCTTGATTTTCCAATCTTGAAAGTCATCTCTGCCATTAAAAGGAACTACATGCATGTTATTCATGTTGATGCAGATGAAAGCAAAAAAGATCACAACAGCACAGAGCAAGAGACACCACAGCAAAGGTCACCAAGACCTTAAAGAGGAAACAAATGGAGTTCAGGAGCAGGGAAGAGCCCAGATCTCAGCACAGATTGATCTGTGGAGCAAGGATTCACACTGGTCCCTCCAAACGTTCCAACAGGACTTAACAAAGTCCAGAAACTCTCAATCTTAGAGAGTTTTCAAGGTATTCAACTTTTCAGAGgacaaaacaaaaaacacaGATCACAAAACACAACAAAAGTTACAAGTGTACTACTGTAAGCCTCGTATCAGTCAAGCTATCCAGGCTACCACGCACGAGAAGACACTTTAAAGTGAATTCAGACGGACTGGACCGTAAGCTTAGACCAACGGTGAGCTTTTGAATGCTCTTGAGGTTACAGGAGATAACACAAGAACACAGGCAGAGAAAAACAACAAGCGGAAGCAAACAAGAGAGcaggatcgcaagataccaCAAAATTAAAAGCAGCACCTTGACCAAGCCTAAAACTAGGAGCTAGGGTTACAGCCGCTTTACCAGAGCCGGACTCTTCAGGAGGAAGAGCCGGACCTACCTCAACccttgctcgtcgggagcgaGTCGGCGCAGCCAAAGGGCGGCGGGGTGAGAGGGATGTGTTCGGGGGGAGCCCCGGCAAGGtccccgtggctctgataccactgttgggtatcttcgccttgccGGTGTTACTCCTCTTGTTTCCCGAACCTCCGGTCCGTCTCACTTCGTGCTCAGGcacttcgtcttcttcttcttctttaggTCTTCACTCTTCCGTTCCAGATATGCAATCTCCAGCTCCAACTCTGCCTCCGATTACCTGTACTTCAGATCtgcacaaataaagagaaaaaggaGTAAAAGGAACAAATGAAAGAGAAAAGAGATAAGAAATCAGAGAAGGGTTTCAGTCgagggaaaaggtgtcctcgggacataggggctcagattttccccctTTAAACTCagcaacccttccggcagctgAATGATCAACGGCGAAGTAAGGACGATGGAGCAGCTTCACAGATCTCAACAGAGCTaccaacagcaggagccaagGTCAGAACTCCGgcagctcagatcttctcaggtaaccaccaaacagggctccgaTGGTCAGGAAAACCCGGTGATACCTCCACCCACGTCAGGGAATCCCGTATTATCAAGGAGTTACTCacaaaggaatagcagagcctttcaGTCCTTAATAATCCGTATTCCCGGCATGAGAAAGCATCAGAGATATAAAGGAAGGAATGACAACGGTGGGATGAGACACCATTGAAGGCGCTGGAGAAATCAAGGTAGGAGGGCGGTGGAAGAGGGGAGGAAACGAggagtcagagagagagaggattttAGGGTTAGAGATGGAGCGGCGCaggtgagaaatgagagagagagagtggggacgCGGAGGGATATATCAGGGTGGtgagtgggctagggtttggggtTGGGCTCGGATGAGAGATTGGGCTCGGTTCTGGGCCCTGAAGTTGGCCcagacccaaaaagaaaaagaaagggagaagggaatgagaaatgggccaacctcacacCTCTCGTGGAGGAGTTGGCGCAAGTCGACGGCGGCGGCAGCTGGTTGTGATACAATTTCAGAAACATTCAAAACCACATTCAAGAATTTAGtaaatgatttgaaaagatgtGTATATAATGCAATGGTAAAATCGATCTATTGATGATTTTTATGGCAATTGTGTGTAAGAATAGTAGCGAGAAACAAAGCAACCGAAGATTCTAATTATGAAGATTGAGCAATCAACCAGTTGAAAATTATGAGAGTTGCTTCAAAATCAACTTTGCTTTTAATGTTTTTCAACTACCAAATTAAATGAAACAGTATGAGTTCCCCACTCAAATTAAATGAAACAGTATGAGcatattgaatttttttccTTTAGCAGAATTGATGATTAAGATAAGATGGACCCCCTTACTACGACGCCATAGTATCGTGGTTTTTGGAAATTGGAACCTTTATTTTATACTAGCAGAAGGCGTTATACAGCATAATCaatgttaatttatttaatcaaaacaaaaaaatataaatataaaatatttagggtaaatatcatcaaaattcCTAAACTAGGTGCCCCCGATATCACTGCCCAAGTATCTAAATACGTGTCAGTGTGAATTTTAATTTCCACGGTggatttttattttgggttaatagtgttttatgtctcgAATTTTTAGCGTTTTCCACAAAATATCCCGAATTTTAATTTTCTCCTAAAAGACCCCGAACTTTCagatttttccataaaatgtcacgctatacaaaattcagcgacaaaaagatgaattatctcgccgaaagaaatattttggggaccGTCATTGTTGGAAAACTTTATTAGGAACCATTATTGttggaaaacgctgaaagtttgtgctttttatcatctttccatcatcgaattttgtatagcgggacattttgtggaaaaaactaaaagttcaggattttttaggagaaaataaaagttcaggacataaaacactattaacccttttatttttaaaatgatatggtacgaaacgacgtcgtttttgccatgtcacttaaaaaaataaaataaaaattacactatggcatccggcgagccacatcacgtttttggtgaccgaaaaatagatgcgggatatatttgataaaacctgatagtttgagggtttagagaacatttcgaaactttcagggtatttttgataaaacaggTATAGTTCGGAGGTTTtgatgatatttacccaaatatttattatatttaaatttttaattagcaATTTGGTCTATTTAATTCAATAACTACAGTAAaacctctttaaaataatactcagAAAATAATAAACTCTGTAAACTAATGATTTTCTTTGGTCCTGACTTAGGTCAGtttaaataatcataaatttta
It contains:
- the LOC130994759 gene encoding putative late blight resistance protein homolog R1B-17 codes for the protein MAAYGAAISLKNTIQRILQSSRISLISHSPQILQLVYDQMDYLQRVLRLLDKTSCSKIRAEVNALDELIKEAVWEFEDLLESHLLHQILPQLESERYNLSFSVDLQSLQHHVACFIEMVKMMEVEYFIEMENMPEEEGEPISSRIDSGGMIKSKMVMTIRLSDEFQKLIDYLLEGNNYYSIVGMAGVGKTTLAKHIFEDPSIRSHFEFRAWVKVGRKCEPNELLRCVLAQVDPNAYQMLAQGDDGEEEELVGLLKEKLLQDKKCLIVLDDVWEVQAIRHMINCLQENNIVGRIGYILTSRQAIKFTQHRGIRMSLLNEEDSTKLLGEKVFGEKVFSEEGFPLQLEELGEKIAKKCEGLPLMIVKVAELLSKADKTPEYWTEVLKQHSSLFVEAYNQISEVLFPSYDYLPQHFKMPFLYMGAFPPYADQRPFDIIHLLSAEGFLELNFEKSFEGFWEKLSESYHLLLDTKISWFSERKYRVHSCWQHLCKVEASRIKFLHVLRGCDDVIKDQRRMCAHYNNLFCFKQVCDLIKSDCASTARSLLCHGPDHPYPIPIHAMGFKLLRVLAAFGVRFYDIPIEILKLVCLRYLSLKCNGELPPSISNLFHLQFLIINPYIYIKKRGVQPYMPVQIWDMQELEHLEIWGRDIPTPNTDDAALNKLMTLNCVSANSFTREVLKKFLI